The Burkholderiales bacterium genomic sequence ATGCCTGGGAGGCCTGGGGCGAGGCCTGCGTGGAGCGGCTGCGGGGCATGTTCGCCTTCGCCCTCTGGGATCGCAATCGGGAGACCCTGTTCCTCGCCCGGGACCGGCTCGGGGTGAAGCCCCTGCACTACGCCCTCTTGCCCGACGGGCTGCTGCTGGTCGGCTCGGAACTCAAGAGCCTGCTGGCCCACGGGGGGTTGAGCCGGGCCCTGGATCCTTGCGCCGTGGAGGAGTATTTCGCCCTCGGGTACGTCCCGGAGCCGCGCACCATCTTCAAGCAGGCGCTGAAGCTGCCCCCGGGCCACACCCTCACCGTGCGCCGCGGGGAAGCGCTTCCGGCACCCCGGGAGTACTGGGATGTCGCCTTCACCCTGGACAACCCCATCCCGGAGGCCGACGCCCGGGCCGAGCTGCTGGCGCGGCTGGAGGAATCGGTGCGGTTGCGCCTGATCGCCGAGGTGCCCCTGGGGGCCTTCCTCTCCGGCGGCGTGGATTCCAGCGCGGTGGTGGCCACCATGGCGGCGGTCGCCCCGGAGCCGGTGCGCACCTGCTCCATCGCCTTTTCCGATCCGGCCTTCGACGAGTCCCGCTACGCGGCGCTGGTGGCGGAGCGGCTGGGCACCGAGCACTTCGTCCACCCGGTGGACGTGGACGACTTCGATCTCCTGGACGAGCTCGCCCGGGTCTACGACGAACCCTACGCCGACAGCTCGGCGATCCCCACCTACCGGGTATGCCAGCTCGCCCGCCGCCACGTGACCGTAGCCCTGTCGGGGGACGGCGGCGACGAGAGCTTCGGCGGCTACCGGCGCTACCGGCTCCACATGAGGGAAGAAAAGCTGAGGGCGTCCCTGCCGCTTGCCCTACGGCGGCCCGTCTTCGGGCTCCTCGGGCGCGTCTATCCGAAAGCGGACTGGGCGCCCCGGTTCCTGCGGGCGAAGAGCACCTTCGAGGCTCTCGCAAGAAGCTCGGTGGAGGCGTACTTCCAGGGCGTGTCGATCCTGCGCGATTCCATGCGGCGCGAGCTTTACAGCCCCGCGTTCCGCGCCGAGCTCGGCGGCTACAACGCCTTCGAGGTGTTCGAGCGCCACGCCCGCCGCGCCAACCGGGAGGACCCCCTCGCCCTGGTACAGTACCTGGATCTGAAGACCTATCTCGTGGGCGACATCAACACCAAGGTGGACCGGGCCAGCATGGCCCATTCCCTGGAGGTGCGCGAGCCCCTGATGGACCATCCCCTGGTGGAGTGGCTCGCGACCCTGCCCTCCACCTTCAAGGTGCGCGGCGGCGAAGGCAAGTTCCTGCTCAAGAAGGCAATGGAGCCGAAGCTGCCGCAGGAAATCCTCTACCGGCCCAAGATGGGCTTCGCCGTGCCCCTCGCCCGCTGGTTCCGCGGCCCCTTGCGGGAAAGGGTGCGCCGGGCGCTCCTAGGCGACGCCCTGGCGCAAACCGGCCTGTTCAACCCCGCGTTCCTGCGCCAACTGGTGGAGGCCCACGAATCCGGACGGTCGGACCACAGCGCGCCCCTGTGGACGCTGCTCATGTTCGAGGCATTCCTGCGCCATACCCTGGGCCAGGAAACCGCCCGGCGGCGGGAGACCGTGGCGGCATGAGCCTGCGCGTCCTCCACCTCCTGGATCATTCGGCCCCCCTGCACAGCGGGTACGCCTTTCGCACCCTGGCGATCCTGCGGGAAGCCCAAGCCCTGGGCTGGAAGACCTTTCACCTGACCTCCCCCAAGCAAGGCCCCTGCGCGGCGGACGAGGAGCAGGTGGACGGCTGGCACTTCTACCGTACCCCGGTAAGCAACCGTTTCTGGGCCAGGGGAACCCTCCTTGAACCCTTTGCCTGCATGCTGGCCACGGCCCGGCGGCTGGACGCCTTGGTGGCGCGGCTTGCGCCCGACGTGCTGCACGCCCACTCGCCCGTGCTCAACGCGCTTCCCGCCCTGTGGGTGGGGCGCCGCCGCGGCGTCCCCGTGGTCTATGAAATGCGGGCGTCATGGGAAGACGCCGCCGTGGACCACGGCACCACCACCGAAGGGAGCGTCCGCTACCGGCTGTCCCGGGCCCTGGAGACCTTCGCCCTGCGCCGGGCCGACCACGTCACCACCCTGTGCGAAGGGTTGCGGCGGGACATCGCCGCCCGGGGCATCCCGGAGGAGAGAATCACCGTGATCCCCAACGGCGTGAACCCGGCCCAGTTCGGCGCCGGGCGGCCCCGGGACCCGGCCCTGGCCGCCGCCCTGGGGCTGGAGGGCGCCACGGTGCTCGGCTTCGCCGGTTCCTTCTACGCCTACGAGGGCCTGGATCTCCTGATCGACGCCATGGCCCTGCTCGCGCCGCGCCACGGGGCCCTCAAGCTCCTGCTGGTGGGCGGCGGCTTTCAGGAAGAAGCGCTCAAGCGCCAAGCGCAGGCGTTGGGCCTCATGGGCCGGGTGATCTTCGCCGGGCGCGTGCCCCATGCGGAAGTCGGCCGCTACTACGATCTCGTCGACATCCTGGTTTATCCCCGGCGCTCCATACGGTTGACCGAGCTGGTGACGCCGTTGAAACCCCTGGAAGCCCTGGCCCAGGGGAAGCTGGTGGTGGCCTCCGACGTGGGGGGCCACCGGGAGCTGATCCAGGACGGGCGCACCGGCATCCTCTTCCCCGCGGGCGACGTGGGAGCCCTGGCCCAGGCCATCGAGCGGTTGCTGGAAGAACCTCAACGATGGGAGACGCTCCAGCGGGCAGGACGAAAGTTCGTGGAGGAAGAGCGCACCTGGGCCCGCAGCGTAGCGCGATACGCGGCCGTGTACGAACGGGTGCTAGCGAAGCGGGACGCCAAGATTCCCGTTATCGCCGGACGGTGAATGGGTCAGACCCGGAAATCGTTATTCAGCCACAAATGGACACGAATGTTCACGAATAAGACAAGGCCTTATTTCACCGAATATGACTGGTAGGAAGAAGAGAGCGCGCCTCTCGGCCCCCCTCTCCCGTGGGGAGAGGGGACAGGGGAGAGGGCGATCCAGTAGCCGTAGGGTGCGCTTCAGCGCACCGCCCGGAGGTATCGACCTCGCCGCGGCGGTGCGTTTCGCTTCGCTCCACGCACCCTACAAAACTTTATTGGCGGCTGAAAAGACAAGGAATTAGGTCGGGCCATGTGCGGCATTTACGGCGTGCTCCATCTGGACGACTCCCCCGCCGACCCGGGGCAGGTCTCCCCCATGGGCCGGGTGATCGTCCATCGTGGGCCGGACGACGAGGGCCTGCACCACGACGGCCCCTGCGCCATCGGCATGCGGCGCCTGTCCATCATCGATCTCGCCGGCGGCCACCAGCCCCTCGCCAACCGGGACCGCACCCTCTGGCTGGTATGCAACGGAGAGATCTACAACTTCCGGGAGCTGCGGCAAGCCCTCTCCGCCCGGGGCCACCGCTTCCTCACCGGCTCAGACAGCGAGGTGATCCTCCACGCCTACGCGGAATACGGGGACGATTTCCTCCAGCACCTGAACGGCATGTTCGGCTTCGCCCTGTGGGACGCGCCGCGGCGGCGGCTCCTGATCGGGCGCGATCGCCTGGGCATCAAGCCCCTCTACTACGCGCTAAACGGGCGGCGGCTCGCGTTCGCCTCGGAAGCCAAGTCCATCCTGGCGACCCCGGGCTTTTCCCCCCGCGTCGATCGCTCCGCCCTGGCAGAATACCTGCAATGGGGTTACGTGCCCGCGCCCCACTGCCTGTTCGAGGGCATCCGCAAGCTCCCGCCCGCCACGTTGCTGGTGGCCGAGAACGGCCGCCTGGAAGAGCGCCGCTACTGGCGCATCCCCGAGGAGATCGACCGGGAAATGTCGGAGGCCGGGTGGGTCGCCGCGGTGCGCGAGCAGATGGAGCGGTCGGTGCGCATGCAGATGGTGAGCGACGTACCCATCGGCGCTTTTCTCTCCGGCGGCCTCGACTCGAGCGCCGTGGTGGGCTACATGAGCCGCGCGGCCGACGCCCCGGTCAAGACCTATTCCATCGGTTTCGAGGGCAGCGCCGCCGACGACTATTACAACGAGCTGCCCCACGCCCAGCGGGTGGCGCGCCTCTTCGGCACCGACCACCACGAGATCCTGGTCAAGCCCGACGTGGCGGCCCTCCTGCCGCGGCTCTTGTGGCACATGGACGAGCCCATCGCCGACACCGCCTTCCTCACCACCTACCTGGTGTCGGAATTCGCCCGGCGGGAAGTCACCGTGATCCTCTCCGGCGTGGGGGGCGACGAGCTCTTCGGCGGCTATCGCCGCTACCTGGGCAACCACTTCGCCGCCCGCTTCGAGCGCCTGCCCGGGTGGCTGCGCCGCTCCGCGGTGCGGGCCGGCCGCATGCTTCCCAGCGACCGGCACTCGGGCGCCTTGAACGCTATGCGGCTCGCCAAGCGCTTCCTCGCCAGCGCCGAGCTCACCTTCGAAGAGCGCTACCGTTCCTACGTACAAATCGCCGCGCCCGAGCTGCTCGCGGAGCTCTCCGGCATGAGCTTCGATGGCGACGATGCCCTCGACCGGGCCTTCGCCGCCGCTTCGAGCGACGACAGTCTGAACCGCATGCTGGTGGTGGACGCCGAGACCCAGCTCCCCGACGACCTGCTGCTGCTCACCGACAAGATGAGCATGGCCACCTCCCTGGAATGCCGGGTGCCGCTCCTCGACCACGAGCTGGTGGAGCTCGCCGCCCGCATGCCCGAGGCGATCAAGGTGCGCAAGGGGGAACTCAAGCGTCTGATGAAGATCGCCCTTTCCGACCTGCTGCCCCTGGACGTGCTCCAGCGCGGCAAGCGCGGCTTCGGCACTCCCATGGGGGCCTGGCTGAAAGGATCCCTGGCGGGGCTGCTGGAGAGCGTGCTGTCCGAGGAAGCGGTGGCGCGCCGGGGTCTCCTCAATTACCCGGTGCTGCGCCGGATCGTGGCCGATCACGCCGCGAACCGGGAGGACTACACCGACCTGCTGCTGGCGCTCCTCAATCTGGAGATCTGGGGTCGCATTTACCTGGACCAGCGCACGCCGGAGGATGTGACGGCGGAATTGAAGGAATTCGTGTGATGGCCACTATCGTGGTGACGGCGATCGAAACCCATCCCCAC encodes the following:
- a CDS encoding amidotransferase 1, exosortase A system-associated; the protein is MCGLVAIFDTRGRRDIPREAVARMNEVQRHRGPDEGAVHLEPGLALGHRRLSIIDLATGQQPLFNEDGSVAVVFNGEIYNYQSLIPELTRLGHAFRTRSDTEVIVHAWEAWGEACVERLRGMFAFALWDRNRETLFLARDRLGVKPLHYALLPDGLLLVGSELKSLLAHGGLSRALDPCAVEEYFALGYVPEPRTIFKQALKLPPGHTLTVRRGEALPAPREYWDVAFTLDNPIPEADARAELLARLEESVRLRLIAEVPLGAFLSGGVDSSAVVATMAAVAPEPVRTCSIAFSDPAFDESRYAALVAERLGTEHFVHPVDVDDFDLLDELARVYDEPYADSSAIPTYRVCQLARRHVTVALSGDGGDESFGGYRRYRLHMREEKLRASLPLALRRPVFGLLGRVYPKADWAPRFLRAKSTFEALARSSVEAYFQGVSILRDSMRRELYSPAFRAELGGYNAFEVFERHARRANREDPLALVQYLDLKTYLVGDINTKVDRASMAHSLEVREPLMDHPLVEWLATLPSTFKVRGGEGKFLLKKAMEPKLPQEILYRPKMGFAVPLARWFRGPLRERVRRALLGDALAQTGLFNPAFLRQLVEAHESGRSDHSAPLWTLLMFEAFLRHTLGQETARRRETVAA
- the asnB gene encoding asparagine synthetase B; this translates as MCGIYGVLHLDDSPADPGQVSPMGRVIVHRGPDDEGLHHDGPCAIGMRRLSIIDLAGGHQPLANRDRTLWLVCNGEIYNFRELRQALSARGHRFLTGSDSEVILHAYAEYGDDFLQHLNGMFGFALWDAPRRRLLIGRDRLGIKPLYYALNGRRLAFASEAKSILATPGFSPRVDRSALAEYLQWGYVPAPHCLFEGIRKLPPATLLVAENGRLEERRYWRIPEEIDREMSEAGWVAAVREQMERSVRMQMVSDVPIGAFLSGGLDSSAVVGYMSRAADAPVKTYSIGFEGSAADDYYNELPHAQRVARLFGTDHHEILVKPDVAALLPRLLWHMDEPIADTAFLTTYLVSEFARREVTVILSGVGGDELFGGYRRYLGNHFAARFERLPGWLRRSAVRAGRMLPSDRHSGALNAMRLAKRFLASAELTFEERYRSYVQIAAPELLAELSGMSFDGDDALDRAFAAASSDDSLNRMLVVDAETQLPDDLLLLTDKMSMATSLECRVPLLDHELVELAARMPEAIKVRKGELKRLMKIALSDLLPLDVLQRGKRGFGTPMGAWLKGSLAGLLESVLSEEAVARRGLLNYPVLRRIVADHAANREDYTDLLLALLNLEIWGRIYLDQRTPEDVTAELKEFV